Below is a window of Oreochromis aureus strain Israel breed Guangdong linkage group 4, ZZ_aureus, whole genome shotgun sequence DNA.
CTTCTTGGTTCCGCCTGAGATTTCTCTCCTTTGTTACTAGCTCTCTGAGTTGTTCCCTTTCAGCTTCAACTGCTGGGTCTTTCTCCACACGGACAACTTCTCTGTAAACAACCTTCTCAAttgatttttccttttgcaGAATTTCAAGCTTGAGCTTTATGTTGCGGATTTCTCTCTCTAAACGATTGATTTCATTGCTCTCTGTCTCCAAGTTGCCATGTATACTACCAATGAGTTTGTCCAGCTGAGGATCCTTCTCCACTTTCAAGACCTCCTCGACAATAATTTTTTCCTCAACGGGTGGTGGGGCATTCTCCAGTTCAAGAATACGAGCTTTAATCTGTCTCAGCTCTGACTCTACTTGGATCTTCTTCTGACGATCATCCAGCTGAGCCAGCATATTCTCTTTATCTTGAATCAGAGCTCTGAGTTGTCTGACTTCCAGTTCAAGTTTTCTGCGGGTTTTTGTTTCATCATCCAGTTTCTTGTTTAATTTCTCATGCTCCAGGATCTGCTTAGGGTCCTTCTGAAGGCGAACCACCTCTTGTGTTAGAATTTTCTCCTCTGGCTTCTGCCTTTCGAGGGTGATGTATTGGTTCTGCAGGTCAAAGAGACATTCCTCTAAAGATCGGCGGTGCTGAATCTCTTCTCTGAGGTTCCGTCGAAACCTGTCAGCTTCTTTCTCCAGAAGAGGATCATCCTCATATTTGATGACTTCTTTATTCACTAGCTGTGTCTCCACTTTAGTTTTTTCAGCTTTCAGCTCATCCCTTTCTTTACGCAGGTGGGTCAGAAGCTCTATGGTGGTGTCATAGTTGACTTGCAGACGGTTCATTTGGTTGTTCAGCCTTTGTAATTCCCTGATGACTTCGGGACTCTTTTCTTCTTTGATCACCTCTTGGGTCACCTCCTTGTACTCCACCTTGGGCTTCTGAGCCCGCAGTGTAACCAGAGTTTTCGTCACTGTGTCAATTTCTTTCTCCATGTCTGTGCGGTTTTGGCTTGAATCCTGCATCTCTTTTTTCAGACGTATCATCTCAACCTCTGTCTCGGGATCAACTCTGTAAATCTCGTTGATGATTTCCTTCACCTCCACCTTTGGCCTGAGATTCTTCAGTTCACTGTAACGTAACTGAAGGGTGGTGAGGTCTTTCATCAAGATAACGTTTTCATCCTTCTCTTCTTCCAAAGCCATCCGCAGCTTGTTTGACTCTTCAACCGTTTCCGGATCTTGTTGTACCTGGCTCACAACCTTGGTAATAACCTTGGGTTGGATGGTGGGAATGACcctctccagtgtgtttatttggcTCCTTGTGCTAAAAATGTGATCATTGAGGGCCTTGCATCGGTACTCCTCCTCTGCAATATCACTCTGGAACAGAAGAACAGCTTTCAGCATCTCTGGATCTTTCTCAAGCCTCACCACTTCCTTTTTAACAACTTTCTCTATGATTTTTGGTTTCTGCTGAGCCAGAACAGTTATCTCTTTTTTCACTTGAACTGCTTCTGTGTTCCTCGTTTGGAGTTCCAGGCGTAACCTCTGAATCTCGTCTCGAAGCTTAGCTGCTTCTTTGTCAAGCTGGGGGTCCTTCTCATATTCGGTGAGGATCTTCGTCACTAGTTTAGGCTCGACTTTGCTCAGCTGCAGCTCCAGTTTGATAAGCTTCTCACTGATGATTTCAATCTCTGTTTTGGTGGCTGACCTTTTCAGTGCTTCATCCTCGATCCGACTTTTCAGCGACTGCAGTTCCATCTCCAGTTTGGGATCGCGGTAATATTGCACCACCTCCTTCTCCTCCAACCTCTCCACTCCTCTCCTGTTCTTCAGAGACAAAAACCTCTGGCGGTATGTATCCAGGTTGTTTTCAGCATGAAGACGCCTGCTGACCTCCTCACTTAATTCCTTTTTCAAACTATCGCTTTGCTCCTGGTCTTTCATTTGGCTCTGGAGCTGCAGCTGCTGAGTGACAGCCACCTGACTGATTTTCTCTTCATTCTGCGCATAAATAAAAGGACACAAAGAAGGTCAGAGAAGGAGGGGGTGAGtattatttaatgtaaaaaaacagaaaacaaaaacacacacacacacacacacagtgaaataaCTACAACAATGCTGCTGGATTTATTTTGAGTCCATGATATCCTACCATAGCCTTGATGTTCTTTGCTGTACCCAACTGATTTAGTAACTGGTTGTTCTCTGCAGACACCTCAGCGTAGCGGTTCAACAGATCTTTCTCCTGTAGTAAAAGAAGAAGATTCTTATTTCCATCtacaataatttaaaatttgGTTATACAGCTATGGCAAGACCCCAACAGAGAAAAAAGCAGGGAACAGTGAATTATGACAGTAATTAAGTCAAATacaggtgggttgcaaagctgCTTGCACTAATGAAATATCTTTTTGTAGCTCCTTTATTGTCTTTGTGTAGCTGTGTAAAACCATACCGTTCTCTGTATCGCCTGAGCCAGAGTTGAAGTCTGACGTTTCAGTGAAACTGGTCTCTCGTCGACGTTTTCTTCACTctcatcttcatcctcatcaGCACCATCATTATCCGTCACAATGGCACGGTAAGTGTTTGACTTGATCTCATAGTCCtgaaaagaaatacatttaaacatttaaggaTGGCTTCATGTTGAGGCCATGCCTAATATACAGGAAATATTTTGTTATGTTTAGGtcttattctcagaactcacaTTTAAGACATTTTGCAGATTGCGGGAAAGGTCCTTGACGTGGTTTAAATCACCTGACTTCTTCTTGATGTCCTCTACCACTCTCTAAAAAATAACCAAAAGCAGACTTGAGCTATTTTATTTACAGACATCAGAGTTTTGTTGATgcatgtaaataaaatgaaaattacaaaacaaaatactTCCACTCACCTTCTGAGCATTCTCCTTGCTTGTAATTTCTGTCACTCTGTCCGTAGGTTTGATCTTATTATCTGGCAAATTGACCAAGAAGAAGTCCAGCGACTGAACGGCATTCTGGAAATCCTGATTTTTATTGACTGCTTGCTGCACAAGAGCAGACCTAAAGCAAAAACATACATGTAAGTTACAACAACACAGGTGCATTGGTTACAACAATGCCTGATTTTGTCTTTACTTTTCTCTCACCTCTCCTGAAGCTGGCTATTGACGCTTGTGTAACGGTTCTTCAGGTTCTTCACCTGGTTCTCCTGCCGGCGGATGTCGGGACAATATTCATTGAGATTCTGCTGCAGAGAGTTGCACGCCTGCTCTGTCAGGTCCAATTCTTTGCCTAATTTCTTCAGCTCATCTTTCTTTGACGCTACATCTTTACTCATTTCCTGTTTGACAACATAATGACAAAGAAAAGGCATGAGAAAAGACACATTTCCACAATTCCAATTATCTATACTATTGTATAACTTTTAGATTTATTTACAACACCTGAAGCTTCTCGTTGCGACTCTGAAGAGAGTTTGGTTGGTCAAGAATGGTGCCGTCTTTAGCCAGTTCTTTCTCAAACCCAGAGACAACGCCCTCTACGTTCTGTATCTCTTTCTCTAAGTACATGGAAGCTGTTGCTCTGATGAAAGCAGAGAAGTAGCAaagttaaataaagaaaacGCCACAAGAACACGCACATAGATATACTACTCTACTGTATCTGAACTGACATGTTGGTAAATACTCAATTTAATTGTAAAATCTATTGAAGCAAATGGCTATTTCTGTCCACTGTTTACCACAGCTGTCAATGCCGAGTGCGAGGCGTCCACCTTTATTTACTACAGAGGCTGTAAAACCTTTTGAAATGAGTCCAGTACAGGTCATTCAGTCAGAGAAGTTCACTCTGACTGTTGTCTCTGTCTTTATGTTTCTTTGGTGAAGGAGACCCCTCCTCCGTCAATAAAACATGTGCATGATGCCTTTTATCTTGAGTCTAAAGGTCCAAGAACGAATTTAAATGTCCATCCACAGCATGTGAACGCCTACAagttctcttctcctccaccTTTGGTGAACTCCATATGTAGCCAGCCCCAAGCCACATATATAAAACACGATTAGGTGGAAGAGAAATAATTGTATTCAGTTACGGTGGGGGACATGGCGGCTTCCACAAACCTGCTTATTTTTAATGGCTTAATTATAAGTTCATGACGCATCATTTTTTTAGAAGATATAATTACACGCTAATCtatgtatatttatgagtaAACTAGGctttttctattaaaaaacTTCCATTATAATGACTGCACCTTAATGAAGATTTCATTCGAGATTCGAGATTTTATTTAGAATTTCATTCTAATGTTCGTACTTTTTATTATAAAGGTCGATGAGAGCATTGACGTCATCAAACTTTTTGTTGGTGGCGCTGAGTTTAGGTGGCAGGGCAGAGGCGGTGGGACCCAGAGGTTTCTTAGCCAGAATAGGATCCACCTCTCTCTGGATGGCAGATTTCTCCGACTCTAGCTTCTTCACAGCGAGTGCCGATTTCTGGAGGGCAAAGAAACACATTTAGAAAGGACATAATTCAGTTGCATTGTGACCTGCGTGGTGCCATTGAAGTATAATGCTCGTCATGTTTACCTCATGCTCTTGCAATCTGTTTGCCAGGTCCCGAGTCGGGTTACGGTTGTCTAGCGGGGTCCTCGCTCGCCTCAGGATATCTTTTTCCATCGCATCCAGGGCTTTATTGATTTTGCCTAATTCACTGAGGAGCTCTGCAACTCTGGGATCCTCTGGAGCACTTTTAACAGCAACTGAGGAGAAAGGAAAACAGCTCTACAATGAAAAGTTAGACTAGCCCAATTGTTTCAGAAAAGATTTCTGTCCTGGTCTGAAAGTCCGGAGAGATGAGAAGAAGTGAAGTGACTGTTTTTGTTCTCACCTGCTTTCTGAGGCTGAATCACCTCTACAGCAGGGCTCTTTAAGGAGGCTATCAGAGCAGATCTACGACGCTTTAGGTCAGCCAGCTGTCTGTCcagactgaacacacacacacagtggtgaTTTAAAATCACATAATTACCAATAAAGCAAAGAAAGTATGCTGAAGGAGTCGTGATTATACCTGTTCACTGTCTCCAAGGCCTCAGGATCAGGTGGTGGGATCATAAAACATGCTGCAGCGAGGGTTTTGGTTTTCCCACTGCTGTCCTGAAGCTTCCAGTTGTTATTATCAGAGTTGGACTTCAGGGTTAGCTTCTCACCACGTCGTACTGCACCCTAAAACagacagagaaggagagagaaatcacTAAATTTACGATCTCCAGCATAAGGTGGCTGCCTGTAAGTGACACCTGTTGACATCCTACCTCTTCATCGATCCAGTCACACAGGGATATTACAGTGGTCGGTTTGCTGAGCTGCATTCTGCGCAACTTCAGAGGCACGACGCTATCGCTAAGTTCCCTGAGGGCAGCCAGGCGCTGCTCATTCCTCTTCACTGCTGGTTCATCTCCCTGAAAGTGAATTTCAAAACAGTTTCAAAGTAGTTTCCATGTTTTCCCACTGTTCAAGTAGTTAGAGGTACAACTATAGTTCAGTGTGCAAACTGATACCTTGAGTATATCCTTAAATGGGGACAATGGGTTTATTTTGCACCACAACACAACAAAGTCACCATTGTTTAGCAAGGAAATGAACACTTTAATGAGCAGAATTAAGTATAAAGTCAATAAAGGCCAAAGTATAATGCTCTCACATGAGAATGCAGATTCTCAGGAGGTGAAATCTTAAACATGGGCTTAAACATAGTGTGTCTTttgcccctccctgaacctggttctgcctgaagcttcttcctgttaaaagttttcccttcccactgtcactgcTCAAAGTGGCGCCAGTGTAATTGTTTGGGTTTCCTTCCAATATTGCAGGGTCCCTACAttacagtataaagtgccttgaagtggctgtttttgttatttgtcgctatataaataaatctgagTTGAACTGAAAAGTTCAAAGAGCCGCCTTTTCTGAAATGAACTCGGCAAAGTTTTTTCTTATATAACCGCAACGAACCTGCtttctgaaacagaagatgCAAATGATCAGCAAATACTGCAAGTCAGCACACGAGCTGCAGTACGAAGCCAAACCAGAACCAAACAAGTTACTTCTTACAGACTGATTCCCTTGttgttaaagacaaaactgcttTTGCTATTAATATATGAGCCTCCAGCAGGGTGGCACAGTGGTGTCCTAGCTTGCTCTAttgcaggggtgggcaactccaggcctcgagggccggtgtccttgatccaacacagctgattcaaatggctaaataaccttctcaacatgtcttgtaattctccagaggcctggtaatgaactaatcatttgattcaggtgtgttgacccagggtgagatctaaaacctgcaggacaccagccctcgaggcctggagttgcccacccctgctctactgCCTTGCAGCAAGAAGATTCTGGATTAAATCCAGTCTGTGGAGGTTACATGTTCACTCTGAGTACTCTGACTTCTTCtcacagtcaaaaaaaaaaacatgcatgggGTTaggccaggggtgggcaatctcagtccacgagggccggtgtccctgcaggttttagatctccccttaggtcaacacacctgaatcacatgattagttcgttaccaggcctctggagaacttcaggacatgttgaggagctaatttagccatttaaatcagctgtgttggttcgaggacacatctaaaacctgcagggacaccggccctcgtggactgagactGCCCACACCTGGGTTAGGCTAACTGGTGGTTCTAAATGGACCAAAGGTGCGAATGGTTATCTGTACACAGTATTATTAGGCAGGAGACAGACATTTGAACTTTGTCACAAATCCCACACACTTAACAACTACAGTAGCACTGCTGTGATAACCATTTTAACATCCCTGAACTTGAACATTGGCCTAAAACCATTCCTCTCTACAGCAGTCTCAGTTATCAcagcagtttgttgttgttacagTGCAGCCGAGTCTCCTAATTTTGTGGTTATGGAAGTCTGTGCATTTAAAATTGTAACAGACTGAATTCCCAAACTGTTGTCTGGTTTGGTTTGGTGTTCATTTTTGGTAGAATTTCAGATTGTTCATGTACCACCTTTGACTTGTTCCCTCTTGTGTCAGCCATGAAAACATGGCGTATCTTTTCTATGCTTGTTAAGACTCCTAGAAATTGCACAGAAATCACAacgtattttaaaaaaaactgtgtctTACCTCGAGTGCCAACAGGATCTCAGGGTTGGTCTTGTTCTCCGTGGACTTTGAGTCCAGAGTCGAGCTGAGTCTCTCCAGAGATTCTGACAACCTTTCTGCATCCAACTGGAACTGCATTAAACAGTCAGCTGTTAGCAGCAGGCTCTTAGTCAACTATAAACTTTTCATTTTCACCACAGCTCTTTACCTTTTTGTAGTTGTCAATATTGTCCAGGTGTACTTCCTGTGCCAGACACAGGTTGAGAAAGCCTTGCCATTCAGCTTGTACCGTATCTCTGTGTGcctgacaaaaacaacatgtttaAATGAAGCTACAACCATACAGCCATACGGGACAGTAGGATGATTTATCACAGATGTAAAATGTACTTTTATGGTTGGGCTGCCGGGGTGTTTCATCTTAACGAGGTTATCTCCTTCCTCCTGCAGCTGGTTGACTTCTTGCTCGTGTGCTAACAGTCCGTTAGTTTTGAATTTCTGTGCGAAAATGAAACGTGCAAGCGCTCAATTCAAAGCTGCCTTTGCACCGATAAAATCACAAACAGAGACTTTAACTAATAATAATCACTCAGCATGCGTGATGCTGGATTCTCACCTCATACTCCATGCGGACGCTCGGCGGGTCAACCATGCGATCACTCCAGTCTCTCTGGAGGATCCTATCCTGCTGGCTCGACAGGTAGATCAGCTCCTTGCTGCAGCTTTGCATGTACTCGTATAAAGAAGCCAGGTGGTTGCGCCGTCGCTCGGAGCTCTCCTGCAGAACACACAAGGTGCAAACAACATATGAGCACCACACACAACAGTCCTCAAGTTTAACTCCAAGCAGCACAAGTGGCAAATTTACTAATTAAATCGACTTACAAAAAGTTCAGCGTATTTCTCTTTGAGGGCGGCGTACTGCTCCTGTGAACAAACAAGAGGCAGGTGAATGATCCAGCCTGCATGCAGGAACTGCAGAGTACATGCATGTGATGATTTGCTCTGCTACCTGTGAGAGGGTAGTGCTGGGCTTCAGCTGGTCTTCGTAGGCCTTGATCTCCTGATGGCGAAGGTTATGAGCTGCTATCTGCCTCTCTACATCAGAAAGCTTGGGGCCGTATGCCTCTGCTCTCAGCTGTTTCTGTAAAACACAACAGAGAACCGTTCAAAATTCAAGCAGCTACTAAAAAGCCCAGAAGGACTTTAAGGTTGCAGAAATTTTGGTCGTTCAACTGACCAGCTTCTCATCAAACAGAGGACCCCAGCCAATCTTTTGGGTCCGGTCCACGTCTTGTACCGAGTCGTACAATTCCCTGAAGGTAGCGCAGTCATTGGCCCAGCGACTGTGGAGATTTCCCACACTGAGAGACAAAATGTTTAACTTAGTAGTGAGAAGCTGGGTGGAGAGCAATGAAAGGGATTGTGGAAACGACTGTTTGTGATGAGAGTGCCTCTGTGGCATGTAACAGATCAAGTTCTGTCTGCACGCCAGCGTTTGTGTATGTTTGAGTTTTGGCCATGACACCACTAaacacactcactctctctcaatCTCGTTAGCCTGAGGGTGTTGAAGCTTCTTGGCTCCGCCCACGTCCATGAAAAGGTCCTTGAGCAGCCCCTCGGCCTGGGCCAGGTTTTCTGCATTCTCCTTCTTGTGGAGCAGTTGTTCGTTATTCCCCTTTCGCTCTGTGTCCTACACAGGAGCAACACAAATTTAACAAACTAACATTTCAACCCTTTTTAGAAATGTCTGGATTTTTTGCTAAACTCCTTGTGGAATAGAAGTGCCTCAGAGATCCATGTCATGTTTGCATTTTTAACACTTATGGCAAAATGATGAGTTAGGTAAAGGAAATGCTGGCATACAGTGCCTCCACCTATGATTTATGAGGACTTCTTACCACAGCCAGCAGTTTCTCTGATCGCAGGATATTCTTCTCCACTTGGTCTGCATTCTTTTGCATGCGAGAAACCAGCATGGCCAGTTCTTGGGCCTGAGTCCTGGGTAGGAACACAGAAAGATGATGGTAAAAATGCTCCCAATTAATCACTATCCTTAGCTCCTaaagttgttctttatacaACAAGAAGACACAACAAAACCAATACCTCAAAGCAGCAAAGCATTTACTCATGTGACTGACGTCAAACATCAGATAAGTGtgcttacaaaaacaaaaaaacagtcattTAACTGAGAAGATCTCTAGGAGAGGTTCACTGACTCGGTTTGTACAGTGAAGAGGAATTGACTGAGTAAAAGAAGTAACACAACACTTTAAATTATCAGTATTTTAAATGTACTAAACATATTAAAAGGCAGAGACAGTGCGAATTGTGTAGTAAAAAATCATTCGGGGGATATTCTTCCTCTGTGGGTGTGCCTGGAGAGGATATCCcttctctgtgacatcatacagagcctagagtttaaaaaaatctgccacATATGCTGACTTGAATTTAGTCATTTTAACATGAGCATCCATCATTTTAACTCTGtgacagaaaataatgaaaatgataaAAGTCCAGTTTAAATATTTCTAGATGAACGTGCAGAAAAAGAACATCCTAATTGTGAAAGTGCTTAAAGTTACGTGATGGTGTTATTTACCTTTCACTGCTGCTACTAAAACATACTAAAGAAATCTGTTCAGCTGTGAACATAAAAACCAGCTCGGTGGCTCTTCGTGTTTCTTCACTTTAATGTCACTCTTCAAACACTTTCCACACAGCTCTTTGTTCTCATTAAATGTGTTTGTTCTGTCATTCCTTCTTGGCTGTAGTATGGAAGACTATGTATCCTGACACACCCCAGATGAGGGGACGCACATTGCAGGGTAGAGGGGAGTGTCCCCCTGTCGCCTCCCTTCAGCAGTCAGGAATGCTGTCTGTGACGGGCTCAGACATTCCTGCTGCACCTTTAATCATATGATTGGTGCCATTGATTGACATTTGTAGTCAGACAAATGTCTGGCTTCCATAGAGGCACTGATTCAAGAGGTTAAGATCTAGAAgggtgttgttttcattccttgCAGGGTAAAAAGGGTTTGGATTAATTTACTCTGTCACATGTCTTTAATCTATATTTAATTCATATAGTAAAAAGAAGAGCAATTTCAACagtatttctcaggtttttttgtgagggggggggggttgattTTGCTTGGCCAATGCTTGACAGCCCTGCCATAGCTGCTCGCTTTATATTAAAAAGTGCTTCATATTTCATGGTTTCTTTTgagtattttattatatttgaaATTAGTACTAGTAAGAATTTAtccctttttgtttttacattgcCAGCTCTTTATCAAATAGGAAATGTAGTTATGTTATCGGTCcatgattaaaataaatacataaactgCAGTCCTGTTTAAAACAGCCAAGTAATAACAGTTCGATAATTTCATATAAAATagtatttaaaaatgtcaaTTTTTTTGCACTATAAACTAAActataactgtgtgtgtgtgtgtgtgtgtgtgtgtgtgtgtgtgtgtgtgtgtgtgtgtgtgtcctagtGGGGAccagaatctgacatttactATACTGGTGGGGACTTTCCCCTCGGGGTtgaaagcaattttcacactcaaaatgtggttttagtgtcagggttacaattaggttatggtcaggtttagggtaagggttagggttaggcattcatttttaatggtgagggttagggtaagtggctagggaaagcattatgtcaatgggatgtccccacgaggatagcaaaccagacatgtgtgtgtgtgtgtgtgtgtgtgtgtgcgcgtgtgtgatTAAATTACACAcatattttcatttcacaatttgtAATTCTGAAGTACTTTTAGGgaaaaacaggatataaatagAATACTTCCTCGAGCACTGATTTCTCCTTTACTCAAACTAATTTTTACTACAAACATCTAACATGCGGGTCACGTGTTTCATTTCTGAGAACCGCAGAAGAAATACGCAGCGCTGCTGAAGCTCGTGACCCCCATGAATCGCGAATGTTCAGCTCTGTGCATCAGAAATGATGTGAATACCCACAacacaattcaattcagttttatttatatagtgccaaatcaaatCATCAGTCACCTCtacaaggtaaagaccctaaaatagCACAGACAAAACCCAGataatcagatgacccccttgATGACCAGgaacttggcgacagtgggaaggaaaaactcccttttaacaggaagaaaacctcCAGCACGACCATGGttaggggaggaagacaggacagaaGACGATGAAAATGCCCAGAGGTGGATAAacacagtgcatcatgggaagccccccaCCACCCTGAGCCTGTCGCAGGCAGAATGAACATTCACTTCCATTCAGGTACAAGTGTCACTGCGCTGATTaataaagcagcagcagcagtaaaacCCTGCCCTGCCGCTCCTTCATGCCTTCTTTCCAGTCACACTTTCAAGTCTTTGGTTTCAGGTCACGCCCCAATGTAACAGtaagtgtgtgtttgcctgtgtCCCCTCACACCAGGATGAGATAAAACCCCTGCTTAATCGCTTCAAGAGTCCACACAAT
It encodes the following:
- the LOC116327137 gene encoding envoplakin-like isoform X3, producing the protein MQLSKPTTVISLCDWIDEEGAVRRGEKLTLKSNSDNNNWKLQDSSGKTKTLAAACFMIPPPDPEALETVNSLDRQLADLKRRRSALIASLKSPAVEVIQPQKAVAVKSAPEDPRVAELLSELGKINKALDAMEKDILRRARTPLDNRNPTRDLANRLQEHEKSALAVKKLESEKSAIQREVDPILAKKPLGPTASALPPKLSATNKKFDDVNALIDLYNKKATASMYLEKEIQNVEGVVSGFEKELAKDGTILDQPNSLQSRNEKLQEMSKDVASKKDELKKLGKELDLTEQACNSLQQNLNEYCPDIRRQENQVKNLKNRYTSVNSQLQERSALVQQAVNKNQDFQNAVQSLDFFLVNLPDNKIKPTDRVTEITSKENAQKRVVEDIKKKSGDLNHVKDLSRNLQNVLNDYEIKSNTYRAIVTDNDGADEDEDESEENVDERPVSLKRQTSTLAQAIQRTEKDLLNRYAEVSAENNQLLNQLGTAKNIKAMNEEKISQVAVTQQLQLQSQMKDQEQSDSLKKELSEEVSRRLHAENNLDTYRQRFLSLKNRRGVERLEEKEVVQYYRDPKLEMELQSLKSRIEDEALKRSATKTEIEIISEKLIKLELQLSKVEPKLVTKILTEYEKDPQLDKEAAKLRDEIQRLRLELQTRNTEAVQVKKEITVLAQQKPKIIEKVVKKEVVRLEKDPEMLKAVLLFQSDIAEEEYRCKALNDHIFSTRSQINTLERVIPTIQPKVITKVVSQVQQDPETVEESNKLRMALEEEKDENVILMKDLTTLQLRYSELKNLRPKVEVKEIINEIYRVDPETEVEMIRLKKEMQDSSQNRTDMEKEIDTVTKTLVTLRAQKPKVEYKEVTQEVIKEEKSPEVIRELQRLNNQMNRLQVNYDTTIELLTHLRKERDELKAEKTKVETQLVNKEVIKYEDDPLLEKEADRFRRNLREEIQHRRSLEECLFDLQNQYITLERQKPEEKILTQEVVRLQKDPKQILEHEKLNKKLDDETKTRRKLELEVRQLRALIQDKENMLAQLDDRQKKIQVESELRQIKARILELENAPPPVEEKIIVEEVLKVEKDPQLDKLIGSIHGNLETESNEINRLEREIRNIKLKLEILQKEKSIEKVVYREVVRVEKDPAVEAEREQLRELVTKERNLRRNQEDNIQSMHLKMTHLQTSKSVTSQEETTLISMRDALQRDKEDLLKQLKALESQRHSISITFQQQSKLMSERNLMVRQRSLKTSSEIQRLEKEILKEKDKIHEKDKLIIEMLDKIKNEDRSETQTREANLSTKITIMDPETGKDLSPYDAYLQGLIDRNQYIKLSELECDWEEITSTGPGGDTILLHDRKSGNQYSVKDALREGRLTQRDVSRYKEGKMPISEFALLVAGERSKPYVPPLMPKSPTKTIPSTPTKPISASPLSSMSSSLRSSYTNLNTQYSGSLGSLTNLSALPGDEFFPISGIFDTTTESRMSVRSALTRGLIDADTALKLLEAQAATGGIVDLGKKDKLSVHKAAEQGLIDTNQKYKLLNAQKAFTGVEDPTTKQRLAVGQAAQKGFIPQENARRYLEAQYLIGGLVDPTKAGRLTVKEALATGLIDSTTAKDLQDEASHTKELVDPISKEKISYKQAMDLCRKDISTGLLLLPATSTDGANAPSYSNFRF